The Caenorhabditis elegans chromosome II genome has a segment encoding these proteins:
- the frpr-16 gene encoding G-protein coupled receptors family 1 profile domain-containing protein (Confirmed by transcript evidence) translates to MNRYEFYELKSWMYLPVIFIGLLGNFASFLVYRTAPMRKSTVGTLLLILSLIDILLLILITPIFVLVFLPLWQDQWQKYSFHMSFFAYSTRYVYPLCMMTKSCSLYLMVLITIERWIAVCRPLQAKVLCTNRNTMKAGIFIIIFSIVFNFPRFFDYKIGDGYLSEMWMLDTEKHWWYFMFYFIILSVIFDYFLPFLIMTIANYHVIRALQESDEVITGLAVQKRKDQKTTVMLLVVTIFFAFCHLFSMFLKVAESIFGGFLTQTSFYWEVFAEFTIFLIIFHTSSTFFIYYGFSEKFRTIFHDIIRCRQRLDDVKCSTYLPVNSSGAVSESKTRKAPAIV, encoded by the exons ATGAATCGGTACGAGTTCTACGAGCTAAAATCATGGATGTATTTACCTGTAATTTTCATTGGACTTCTTGGAAACTTTGCATCATTTTTAGTTTATCGAACAGCGCCGATGagaaaatctaca gTTGGCactcttcttcttattctctCACTCATTGACATTCTGCTGCTCATCCTGATAACTCCCATTTTTGTTCTTGTTTTTCTGCCACTCTG GCAGGACCAATGGCAAAAATATTCGTTTCATATGAGCTTCTTTGCTTACAGTACACGATATGTTTATCCATTATGTATGATGACAAAATCATGTAGTTTATATCTAATGGTACTTATAACCATTGAACGATGGATTGCTGTATGTAGACCACTTCAg gcaaaagTATTATGCACAAACAGGAATACAATGAAAGCtggaattttcattatcaTATTTTCCATAGTGTTTAATTTTCCAAGATTTTTCGATTATAAAATTGg AGACGGGTATCTATCTGAAATGTGGATGTTGGATACAGAGAAACACTGGTGGTACTTCATGTTCTACTTCATCATATTATCAGTAATCTTCGATTACTTCCTTCCGTTCCTTATCATGACTATCGCCAATTATCATGTCATCAGAGCACTTCAAGAAAGCGACGAGGTTATCACAGGCTTGGCCGTTCAGAAGCGAAAAGATCAGAAAACAACTGTAATGCTGCTAGTGGTAACCATTTTCTTCGCGTTCTGCCATCTATTCTCAATGTTTCTCAAAGTTGCTGAAAGTATTTTTGGAGGATTCCTTACACAAACC agtttctaCTGGGAAGTGTTCGCCGAGTTCACAATCTTTTTGATAATCTTCCATACGTCAAGCACTTTCTTCATATACTACGGATTTTCGGAGAAATTTCGAACAATATTCCATGACATCATCAG atgtcGCCAAAGGCTGGATGATGTAAAATGCTCGACCTACTTGCCAGTTAACTCATCTGGAGCTGTTTCTGaatcaaaaacaagaaaagctCCGGCAATTGTTTAA